The Candidatus Zixiibacteriota bacterium genome has a window encoding:
- a CDS encoding ABC transporter ATP-binding protein, producing the protein MSTLLRIDNLHVAYGAIAALRGISFSVDKGQIVTLIGANGAGKTTLLRTISGLLRPRQGTICYWPDGETAEPCVLSSLPPHKIVHHGIAHVPEGRIVFANLSVKENLQMGAYARTDAPGIAEDWEWVMQLFPRLAERLKQSAGTLSGGEQQMLAIGRALMSRPRLVLMDEPSLGLSPILVETVFQAIRRINASGTTILLVEQNAHMALTIAQTGYVMETGAIALSGPCHELLRSDDVRRTYLGEA; encoded by the coding sequence ATGTCCACACTTCTCCGCATCGACAACCTTCATGTCGCCTACGGCGCCATCGCTGCGCTGCGGGGAATTTCCTTCTCCGTGGACAAGGGCCAAATCGTCACACTCATCGGAGCCAATGGGGCGGGCAAGACCACGCTGTTGCGCACAATCTCGGGACTCTTGCGACCGCGACAGGGAACAATCTGCTACTGGCCGGATGGCGAAACCGCAGAGCCGTGTGTGCTCTCGTCGCTGCCCCCGCACAAGATCGTCCACCACGGCATCGCCCACGTCCCCGAGGGACGAATCGTCTTCGCCAATCTGTCGGTGAAGGAGAATCTCCAGATGGGGGCATACGCCCGCACCGACGCCCCCGGAATCGCGGAGGACTGGGAGTGGGTGATGCAGTTGTTCCCGCGTCTGGCCGAACGGCTCAAGCAGAGCGCGGGAACACTCTCGGGCGGCGAACAGCAGATGCTGGCAATTGGTCGTGCCCTGATGAGCCGACCACGGCTCGTGCTGATGGACGAGCCATCGCTCGGTCTGTCACCGATACTGGTCGAAACGGTGTTCCAGGCGATCCGACGCATCAACGCCAGCGGCACGACGATCCTGCTGGTAGAACAGAACGCCCACATGGCGCTGACGATCGCTCAAACCGGATATGTCATGGAAACCGGCGCCATCGCGCTGTCCGGTCCCTGCCACGAGCTTCTCCGCTCCGACGACGTCCGCCGCACTTACCTCGGCGAAGCATAG